CCTCAGGATGATAGACGCCTAAATGGTGGGAAAGCCCTCCGCGCGCCAGCGCTCGATGCCGCCCTTGAGGTTGTACGCCTTCTCAATGCCGAGCTCCCTCATCATCTGAACGGCCCGGGCGCTTCGCCCCCCCACCGCGCAGTGGACGATGTAGGTCTTGGTCTTGTCGAGGGCGGCCAGGCGCTCCTTAAAGTCGGACTCCTTGTAGTCGAGAAGCACTCCCTCCTCCAAATGGCTTTCGGAGAACTCGGCCGGGGTGCGCACGTCGAGGATAACGAAGGAGGGACTCCCCTTGTTCTTCGATATCATCTCGGCCGCAGCCGAG
The window above is part of the Elusimicrobiota bacterium genome. Proteins encoded here:
- a CDS encoding rhodanese-like domain-containing protein, with the protein product MGISNHGPFDLEPSAAAEMISKNKGSPSFVILDVRTPAEFSESHLEEGVLLDYKESDFKERLAALDKTKTYIVHCAVGGRSARAVQMMRELGIEKAYNLKGGIERWRAEGFPTI